The following are encoded in a window of Panicum virgatum strain AP13 chromosome 5N, P.virgatum_v5, whole genome shotgun sequence genomic DNA:
- the LOC120673683 gene encoding protein IWS1 homolog 1-like, whose product MDDNFFDEDGEALMDPDARDPSPEPQPYEDLDDDLSDDWTRERSPTPAHGDDGGTGSSKPRKRLLKKGGGGGGGMPGDDGLEDFGLEDADADPAAEAKKRKGSSALRDLARGGAGKEKKEKKRRREDDGRGRDSGMAREKRGSGGGRGSGGGEDQDDGEREIQELWDTIAGGDSEDDQEGVRTVDDDNFIDDTGVDPADRYGSDNERHSPGRYAQAEEGEEDDEIERLFKGNKKKKKNDRPRADIGLIVEQFIAEFEVAAEEDANLNRQSKPAINKLMKLPLLLDVLSKKNLQQEFLDHGVLTLLKNWLEPLPDGSMPNMNIRSAVLKLLTDFPIDLEQYDRREQLKKSGLGKVIMFLSKSDEETTANRKLAKELVDKWSRPIFNKSTRFEDMRRYDDERAPYRRPQMKKPSSSSSGMESRDDDLDADFSQRKSGQSSSRQHASRPEASPLDFVIRPQSKIDPEHIRARAKQAVQDQRRLKMNKKLQQLKAPKKKNLQASKLSVEGRGMIKYL is encoded by the exons atGGACGACAA CTTCTTCGACGAGGACGGCGAGGCGCTCATGGACCCCGACGCGCGGGACCCGTCCCCCGAGCCGCAGCCCTACGAAGACCTCGACGACGACCTGAGCGACGACTGGACCCGGGAGCGTTCCCCGACCCCCGcccacggcgacgacggcgggacGGGGTCCTCCAAGCCCCGCAAGCGGCTCCTCAAgaagggcggcggtggcggtggcggcatgcCCGGCGACGACGGGCTGGAGGACTTTGGGTTGGAGGACGCGGACGCGGAccccgcggcggaggcgaagaagaggaagggctCGTCGGCGCTGAGGGACCTCGCGAGGGGCGGGGCgggcaaggagaagaaggagaagaagaggaggagggaggacgaCGGGAGGGGGAGGGACAGTGGGATGGCCAGGGAGAAGCGGgggtcaggaggagggaggggctcTGGCGGTGGGGAGGACCAGGATGATGGAGAAAGGGAGATCCAGGAGCTCTGGGATACCATTGCCGGTGGTGACTCAGAG GATGACCAAGAAGGCGTTAGAACTGTAGATGATGACAATTTCATCGATGACACTGGGGTTGATCCAGCTGATCGTTATGGCAGTGATAATGAGCGGCATTCTCCTGGACGTTATGCACAG GCagaggagggtgaggaggatGACGAAATTGAGCGACTCTTCAAGGGtaataaaaagaagaagaagaatgatcGCCCACGTGCAGATATTGGTCTTATAGTGGAACAATTCATTGCTGAGTTTGAGGTAGCAGCTGAAGAAGATGCGAACTTGAATAGGCAGTCAAAACCAGCCATTAACAAACTTATGAAGCTTCCACTCCTCCTAGATGTTCTTTCCAA GAAGAATCTTCAGCAGGAATTTCTTGATCATGGAGTTCTCACTCTTCTAAAAAATTGGCTCGAGCCATTGCCAGATGGAAGCATGCCAAACATGAATATTCGATCTGCTGTACTTAAATTATTAACTGAT TTTCCAATTGATTTGGAGCAATATGACAGAAGAGAGCAGCTTAAGAAAAGTGGGCTGGGAAAG GTCATTATGTTTTTGTCCAAATCTGATGAAGAGACTACTGCAAATAGGAAACTGGCTAAGGAGTTGGTTGACAAATGG AGTCGACCAATATTCAACAAGAGCACGAGATTTGAGGATATGAGGAGATATGATGATGAAAGAGCGCCTTACAGGCGGCCACAAATGAAGAA GCCTTCGTCAAGTAGCTCTGGAATGGAATCTAGAGACGATGATCTTGATGCTGACTTCTCGCA ACGCAAGTCTGGGCAAAGTAGTTCAAGGCAGCATGCTTCAAGGCCAGAAGCCTCACCTTTGGACTTTGTCATTCGTCCACAGTCCAAAATTGATCCTGAGCATATAAGGGCTCGTGCTAAGCAGGCTGTCCAAGACCAGCGCAGGCTGAAG ATGAACAAGAAATTGCAGCAGCTGAAAGCGCCCAAGAAGAAAAACCTTCAGGCGTCAAAGCTCAGTGTGGAAGGCCGTGGGATGATCAAATACCTGTAG